In Anolis carolinensis isolate JA03-04 unplaced genomic scaffold, rAnoCar3.1.pri scaffold_14, whole genome shotgun sequence, the following proteins share a genomic window:
- the tmem223 gene encoding transmembrane protein 223, with the protein MHWGTQVKLWGPSLRAYLGSPLRMRHSWEAHVPRDVVLFQHDRRRFFRILGLFCAAQFAFWSFLAHFAFHSLRAPKREAGKGRPAPTLPGGASLDLGSDKWRFGFSASCLTLGCLIVAAGFAFSRRSVGQVLLHRGGQEVTLSTYYPFGLTSSFSVPLRHVSCVSHRSEVPAWIPLKVKGKPFYFLLDKQGRVTNTQLFDITVGAYRKL; encoded by the exons ATGCATTGGGGCACCCAGGTGAAACTTTGGGGTCCCTCGCTCCGGGCCTACCTGGGCTcccctctgcgcatgcgccacTCCTGGGAAGCCCACGTACCCCGCGACGTGGTGCTCTTCCAGCACGACCGGCGCCGCTTCTTCCGGATCTTGGGCCTCTTCTGCGCCGCCCAGTTCGCCTTCTGGTCCTTCTTGGCCCACTTCGCCTTCCATTCCCTGAGGGCGCCGAAGCGGGAGGCGGGAAAAGGCCGGCCCGCGCCCACGCTGCCCGGAGGGGCCTCGCTCGACCTGGGCTCCGACAAGTGGCGCTTCGGCTTCAGCGCCTCATGCCTCACGCTGG GGTGTCTGATCGTGGCTGCGGGTTTTGCCTTTTCCCGGCGCTCTGTGGGGCAGGTCCTGCTGCACCGCGGGGGCCAAGAGGTGACGCTGAGCACCTACTACCCCTTTGGCCTCACCTCCTCCTTCTCGGTGCCGCTGCGCCACGTCTCCTGTGTGTCCCACCGGTCGGAGGTCCcggcttggatcccactcaaagTCAAGGGGAAACCCTTCTATTTCCTGCTGGACAAACAGGGGCGGGTGACCAACACCCAACTTTTTGACATCACTGTGGGGGCCTACCGCAAGCTATAA